One window of Magallana gigas chromosome 2, xbMagGiga1.1, whole genome shotgun sequence genomic DNA carries:
- the LOC117680969 gene encoding uncharacterized protein isoform X2 codes for MDMDIGSYLRSERISTAPYTTLTKLLEKWGTIQPDREAIVCYSHDGTRTSITYGKFYNNAVKLAKGLIRIGVKEGDFVGIGGNNTPEWMVGTYGVLFAKARPVYFPFHDKTGDGIKRTLTKVGGCKAILFDPGLGDSHWEVMQRIAQVDQNTGGVLQSDIPALKWLIALSPIGSHEGFPTIASIFCDDNTELPEIDPEDIAAVLQTSGSTGFPKVVEKTHYEFVKYGDDYAFLLDVDIKKDSGTIYYNDRPFFWLGGYPGFVMVVGGTRVTQKTMLALSSYSEIVQFTKTIIHKEKPDCGFFVVPFYLEMTGSEDFLWKFQSVIVSGQPIPPICFEGKGKVYDAFSALYGSTEAGMIAGKIYRSSEPRGDEIMGMLPLAGMELKVVEKDGFVVPRGSKGELYIRSSPQFKGYLNDPEKTAIVLDSSGWYKADDFCKINSAGHLEVLGRVSDVMQISGNKITPSFIEAYVKRHPDVMEVVVFAIKDQSHADDVPCAAVVRVDGSTLTEESLREFIKRELNITEDAKFTENVYVPRHIVFLNDLPRTSTGKSDRKAVKNMCLPKT; via the coding sequence ATGGATATGGATATAGGCAGTTATCTAAGGTCCGAGAGGATCTCCACTGCACCGTATACTACGCTTACTAAACTTTTGGAGAAATGGGGAACCATTCAACCAGATAGAGAAGCCATTGTTTGTTACAGCCACGACGGGACCAGAACCTCGATAACTTACGGTAAATTCTACAACAATGCCGTCAAGTTGGCAAAGGGACTTATTCGTATAGGTGTAAAGGAAGGGGATTTTGTCGGAATCGGAGGAAACAACACGCCTGAATGGATGGTCGGTACCTATGGGGTTCTATTTGCCAAGGCTCGCCCGGTATACTTTCCGTTCCACGACAAAACCGGAGATGGTATCAAAAGAACTCTGACCAAAGTCGGCGGATGCAAGGCAATCCTATTTGATCCGGGACTCGGAGATTCTCATTGGGAAGTAATGCAACGAATAGCTCAAGTTGATCAAAACACTGGAGGTGTATTGCAGTCTGATATCCCTGCTTTGAAATGGCTGATAGCACTTTCTCCGATAGGATCACATGAAGGATTTCCAACAATAGCCAGTATTTTTTGCGATGACAACACTGAACTGCCTGAAATTGACCCTGAAGATATAGCAGCTGTGCTTCAAACCTCTGGAAGTACGGGATTTCCGAAAGTGGTCGAAAAAACCCATTACGAATTTGTCAAATATGGTGATGATTATGCCTTTCTTTTAGATGTGGATATAAAGAAAGACAGTGGCACCATCTATTACAATGATCGACCCTTCTTCTGGCTGGGCGGGTACCCAGGATTTGTAATGGTGGTTGGCGGAACAAGAGTTACTCAGAAAACCATGCTTGCGTTGTCATCATATTCAGAGATTGTACAATTCACCAAGACCATCATTCATAAGGAAAAACCTGACTGTGGATTTTTTGTAGTTCCTTTCTACCTAGAAATGACGGGATCAGAAGACTTTCTTTGGAAATTTCAATCAGTTATTGTATCAGGCCAACCCATTCCGCCAATTTGTTTTGAGGGCAAAGGTAAGGTATATGATGCCTTTTCAGCCCTTTATGGTAGCACAGAAGCTGGTATGATTGCAGGAAAGATTTATCGTTCATCTGAACCACGGGGGGATGAAATTATGGGCATGTTACCTCTAGCAGGTATGGAATTAAAGGTGGTCGAAAAGGATGGCTTCGTGGTTCCTCGGGGTTCGAAAGGTGAGCTTTACATACGCTCGTCCCCTCAATTTAAGGGATATCTAAATGACCCTGAGAAAACAGCGATAGTCCTAGACTCTTCTGGTTGGTATAAAGCAGACGACTTCTGTAAAATCAATTCAGCGGGACATCTGGAGGTATTGGGTAGAGTGTCTGATGTGATGCAAATTTCAGGAAACAAAATTACTCCTTCTTTCATTGAGGCATACGTAAAAAGGCACCCGGATGTTATGGAGGTGGTGGTCTTCGCAATCAAAGACCAAAGTCACGCGGATGATGTTCCATGTGCTGCAGTTGTCAGAGTGGACGGATCGACCTTAACCGAAGAATCCCTGCGTGAGTTTATCAAACGAGAGCTGAACATCACAGAAGATGCAAAGTTTACGGAAAATGTCTACGTACCCAGGCATATTGTGTTTCTTAATGATCTACCAAGAACATCTACGGGCAAGTCTGATCGGAAAGCTGTCAAAAATATGTGTCTTCCTAAAACGTAG
- the LOC105324586 gene encoding medium-chain acyl-CoA ligase ACSF2, mitochondrial — MDMDIGSYLRSERISAAPYTTLTKLLEKWGTIQPDREAIVCYSHDGTRTSITYGKFYNDAVKLAKGLTRIGVKGGDYVGIGGNNTSEWMVGTYGVLFAKACPVYFPFHDKSGDGIKRTLTKVGGCKAILFDPGLRDSHWEVMQRIAQVDQNTGGVLQSDIPALKWLIALSPIGSHEGFPTIASIFCDDNTELPEIDPEDKAAVLQTSGSTGFPKVVEKSHYEFVKYGEDYAFLLDVDIKKDSGTIYYNDRPFFWQGGYPGFVMVVGGTRVTQKTTLALSSYSEIVQFTKTIIHKEKPDCGFFVVPFYLEMTGSEDFLWKFQSVIVSGQPIPPICFEGKGKVYDAFSALYGSTEAGMIAGKIYRSSEPRGDEIMGMLPLAGMELKVVGKDGFVVPRGSKGELYIRSSPQFKGYLNDPEKTAIVLDSSGWYKADDFCKINSAGHLEVLGRVSDVMQISGNKITPSFIEAYVKRHPDVMEVVVFAIKDQSHADDVPCAAVVRVDGSTLTEESLREFIKRELNITEDAKFTENVYVPRHIVFLNDLPRTSTGKSDRKAVKNMCLPKT, encoded by the coding sequence ATGGATATGGACATAGGCAGTTATCTACGGTCCGAGAGGATCTCCGCTGCACCGTATACTACGCTTACTAAACTTTTGGAGAAATGGGGAACCATTCAACCAGATAGAGAAGCCATTGTTTGTTACAGCCACGACGGGACCAGAACCTCGATAACTTACGGTAAATTCTACAACGATGCCGTCAAGTTGGCAAAGGGGCTTACTCGTATTGGTGTAAAGGGAGGGGACTATGTCGGAATCGGAGGAAACAACACGTCTGAATGGATGGTCGGTACCTATGGGGTTCTATTTGCCAAGGCTTGCCCGGTATACTTTCCGTTCCACGACAAAAGTGGAGATGGTATCAAAAGAACTCTGACCAAAGTCGGCGGATGCAAGGCAATCCTCTTTGATCCGGGACTCAGAGATTCTCATTGGGAAGTAATGCAACGAATAGCTCAAGTTGATCAAAACACTGGAGGTGTATTGCAATCTGATATCCCTGCTTTGAAATGGCTGATAGCACTTTCTCCGATAGGATCACATGAAGGATTTCCAACAATAGCCAGTATTTTTTGTGATGACAACACTGAACTGCCTGAAATTGACCCTGAAGATAAAGCAGCTGTGCTTCAAACCTCTGGAAGTACGGGATTTCCGAAAGTGGTCGAAAAAAGCCATTACGAATTTGTCAAATATGGTGAAGATTATGCCTTTCTTTTAGATGTGGATATAAAGAAAGACAGTGGTACCATTTATTACAATGATCGACCCTTCTTCTGGCAAGGCGGGTACCCAGGATTTGTAATGGTAGTTGGCGGAACAAGAGTTACTCAGAAAACCACGCTGGCGTTGTCATCATATTCAGAGATTGTACAATTCACCAAGACCATCATTCATAAGGAAAAACCTGACTGTGGATTTTTTGTAGTTCCTTTCTACCTAGAAATGACGGGATCAGAAGACTTTCTTTGGAAATTTCAATCAGTTATTGTATCAGGCCAACCTATTCCGCCAATTTGTTTCGAGGGCAAAGGTAAGGTATATGATGCCTTTTCAGCCCTTTATGGTAGCACAGAAGCTGGTATGATTGCAGGAAAGATTTATCGTTCATCTGAACCGCGGGGGGATGAAATTATGGGCATGTTACCTCTAGCAGGTATGGAATTAAAGGTGGTTGGAAAGGATGGCTTCGTTGTTCCTCGAGGTTCGAAAGGAGAGCTTTACATACGCTCGTCCCCTCAATTTAAGGGATATCTAAATGACCCTGAGAAAACAGCGATAGTCCTTGACTCTTCTGGTTGGTATAAAGCAGACGACTTCTGTAAAATCAATTCAGCGGGACATCTGGAGGTATTGGGTAGAGTGTCTGATGTGATGCAAATTTCAGGAAACAAAATTACACCGTCTTTCATTGAGGCATACGTAAAAAGGCACCCGGATGTTATGGAGGTGGTGGTCTTCGCCATCAAGGACCAAAGTCACGCGGATGATGTTCCATGTGCTGCAGTTGTCAGAGTGGACGGATCGACCTTGACCGAAGAATCCCTGCGTGAGTTTATCAAACGAGAACTGAACATCACAGAAGATGCAAAGTTTACGGAAAATGTCTACGTACCCAGGCATATTGTGTTTCTTAATGATCTACCAAGAACATCTACGGGCAAGTCTGATCGGAAAGCTGTCAAAAATATGTGTCTTCCTAAAACGTAG
- the LOC117684503 gene encoding uncharacterized protein — protein sequence MSELTSQGIGIVKRQAEPLSENDEKCLWEKNILGNSTSKSMLYSVFFYNCKLFGLRGIDEHRNLAINQFELHDENDNDRPLIIFKGRTNKTCKGGLNQRNVSPKVIKHIFSDIELYNIYKEYICLVLSVSDDGDSAGPFYRRALEGRKFSKQCIGVNKLSTMMKSMCEEGGLSGNFTNHSGKRTCATALYQAGVEEQEIMTRTVHRSIEPKSVRRHDEGSIHRVRT from the exons ATGTCTGAACTGACGTCTCAAGGCATTGGAATCGTCAAAAGACAAGCCGAGCCGTTGTCAGAAAACGACGAAAAATGCCTTTGGGAGAAGAACATTTTAGGAAATTCCACTTCCAAGTCGATGTTATATTCGGTCTTCTTCTACAACTGTAAGTTGTTCGGCCTACGAGGAATTGACGAACACCGAAATCTGGCGATAAATCAATTTGAACTGCATGATGAGAATGATAATGATCGCCcgttgatcatttttaaagggCGGACCAATAAAACATGTAAag GTGGCCTTAACCAGCGCAACGTTTCGCCAAAAGTCATCAAACACATATTCTCGGACATTGAGttgtacaatatttataaagagTACATTTGCCTTGTTCTCAGTGTATCCGACGACGGGGATTCGGCTGGACCGTTCTACAGAAGAGCGTTAGAGGGTAGAAAATTCAGCAAACAATGTATTGGTGTAAATAAATTGTCAACCATGATGAAATCCATGTGTGAAGAGGGCGGGTTGAGTGGTAACTTTACCAATCACTCCGGGAAGCGAACCTGTGCGACGGCTTTGTATCAGGCGGGGGTAGAGGAGCAGGAGATTATGACCCGCACGGTTCACCGTTCCATCGAACCAAAGAGCGTCAGACGACATGATGAAGGAAGTATCCACCGTGTTAGAACCTAA
- the LOC136269751 gene encoding medium-chain acyl-CoA ligase ACSF2, mitochondrial-like, which produces MDMDIGSYLRSERISAAPYTTLTKLLEKWGTIQPDREAIVCYSHDGTRTSITYGKFYNNAVKLAKGLIRIGVKEGDFVGIGGNNTPEWMVGTYGVLFAKACPVYFPFHDKSGDGIKRTLTKVGGCKAILFDPGLGDSHWEVMQRIAQVDQNTGGVLQSDIPALKWLIALSPIGSHEGFPTIASIFCDDNTELPEIDPEDKAAVLQTSGSTGFPKVVEKTHYEFVKYGEDYAFLLDVDIKKDSGTIYYNDRPFFWQGGYPGFVMVVGGTRVTQKTTLALSSYSEIVQFTKTIIHKEKPDCGFFVVPFYLEMTGSEDFLWKFQSVIVSGQPIPPICFEGKGKVYDAFSALYGSTEAGMIAGKIYRSSEPRGDEIMGMLPLAGMELKVVGKDGFVVPRGSKGELYIRSSPQFKGYLNDPEKTAIVLDSSGWYKADDFCKINSAGHLEVLGRVSDVMQISGNKITPSFIEAYVKRHPDVMEVVVFAIKDQSHADDVPCAAVVRVDGSTLTEESLREFIKRELNITEDAKFTENVYVPRHIVFLNDLPRTSTGKSDRKAVKNMCLPKT; this is translated from the coding sequence ATGGATATGGACATAGGCAGTTATCTACGGTCCGAAAGGATCTCCGCTGCACCGTATACTACGCTTACTAAACTTTTGGAGAAATGGGGAACCATTCAACCAGATAGAGAAGCCATTGTTTGTTACAGCCACGACGGGACCAGAACCTCGATAACTTACGGTAAATTCTACAACAATGCCGTCAAGTTGGCAAAGGGACTTATTCGTATAGGTGTAAAGGAAGGGGATTTTGTCGGAATCGGAGGAAACAACACGCCTGAATGGATGGTCGGTACCTATGGGGTTCTATTTGCCAAGGCTTGCCCGGTATACTTTCCGTTCCACGACAAAAGTGGAGATGGTATCAAAAGAACCCTGACCAAAGTCGGCGGATGCAAGGCAATCCTCTTTGATCCGGGACTCGGAGATTCTCATTGGGAAGTAATGCAACGAATAGCTCAAGTTGATCAAAACACTGGAGGTGTATTGCAATCTGATATCCCTGCTTTGAAATGGCTTATAGCACTTTCTCCGATAGGATCACATGAAGGATTTCCAACAATAGCCAGTATTTTTTGCGATGACAACACTGAACTGCCTGAAATTGACCCTGAAGATAAAGCAGCTGTGCTTCAAACCTCTGGAAGTACGGGATTTCCGAAAGTGGTCGAAAAAACCCATTACGAATTTGTCAAATATGGTGAAGATTATGCCTTTCTTTTAGATGTGGATATAAAGAAAGACAGTGGTACCATCTATTACAATGATCGACCCTTCTTCTGGCAAGGCGGGTACCCAGGATTTGTAATGGTAGTTGGCGGAACAAGAGTTACTCAGAAAACCACGCTGGCGTTGTCATCATATTCAGAGATTGTACAATTCACCAAGACCATCATTCATAAGGAAAAACCTGACTGTGGATTTTTTGTAGTTCCTTTCTACCTAGAAATGACGGGATCAGAAGACTTTCTTTGGAAATTTCAATCAGTTATTGTATCAGGCCAACCTATTCCGCCAATTTGTTTCGAGGGCAAAGGTAAGGTATATGATGCCTTTTCAGCCCTTTATGGTAGCACAGAAGCTGGTATGATTGCAGGAAAGATTTATCGTTCATCTGAACCGCGGGGGGATGAAATTATGGGCATGTTACCTCTAGCAGGTATGGAATTAAAGGTGGTTGGAAAGGATGGCTTCGTTGTTCCTCGAGGTTCGAAAGGTGAGCTTTACATACGCTCGTCCCCTCAATTTAAGGGATATCTAAATGACCCTGAGAAAACAGCGATAGTCCTAGACTCTTCTGGTTGGTATAAAGCAGACGACTTCTGTAAAATCAATTCAGCGGGACATCTGGAGGTATTGGGTAGAGTGTCTGATGTGATGCAAATTTCAGGAAACAAAATTACACCGTCTTTCATTGAGGCATACGTAAAAAGGCACCCGGATGTTATGGAGGTGGTGGTCTTCGCCATCAAGGACCAAAGTCACGCGGATGATGTTCCATGTGCTGCAGTTGTCAGAGTGGACGGATCGACGTTGACCGAAGAATCCCTGCGTGAGTTTATCAAACGAGAACTGAACATCACAGAAGATGCAAAGTTTACGGAAAATGTCTACGTACCCAGGCATATTGTGTTTCTTAATGATCTACCAAGAACATCTACGGGCAAGTCTGATCGGAAAGCTGTCAAAAATATGTGTCTTCCTAAAACGTAG
- the LOC117680969 gene encoding uncharacterized protein isoform X1 translates to MLLLSPDSWVDDRPSLSLNAWLVLCSVVLLQSETLTMDMDIGSYLRSERISTAPYTTLTKLLEKWGTIQPDREAIVCYSHDGTRTSITYGKFYNNAVKLAKGLIRIGVKEGDFVGIGGNNTPEWMVGTYGVLFAKARPVYFPFHDKTGDGIKRTLTKVGGCKAILFDPGLGDSHWEVMQRIAQVDQNTGGVLQSDIPALKWLIALSPIGSHEGFPTIASIFCDDNTELPEIDPEDIAAVLQTSGSTGFPKVVEKTHYEFVKYGDDYAFLLDVDIKKDSGTIYYNDRPFFWLGGYPGFVMVVGGTRVTQKTMLALSSYSEIVQFTKTIIHKEKPDCGFFVVPFYLEMTGSEDFLWKFQSVIVSGQPIPPICFEGKGKVYDAFSALYGSTEAGMIAGKIYRSSEPRGDEIMGMLPLAGMELKVVEKDGFVVPRGSKGELYIRSSPQFKGYLNDPEKTAIVLDSSGWYKADDFCKINSAGHLEVLGRVSDVMQISGNKITPSFIEAYVKRHPDVMEVVVFAIKDQSHADDVPCAAVVRVDGSTLTEESLREFIKRELNITEDAKFTENVYVPRHIVFLNDLPRTSTGKSDRKAVKNMCLPKT, encoded by the exons ATGTTACTCCTCAGTCCGGATTCATGGGTAGATGACCGGCCTTCACTCAGTCTAAACGCGTGGTTAGTCCTTTGTAGTGTTGTATTGCTACAGAGCGAAACATTAACG ATGGATATGGATATAGGCAGTTATCTAAGGTCCGAGAGGATCTCCACTGCACCGTATACTACGCTTACTAAACTTTTGGAGAAATGGGGAACCATTCAACCAGATAGAGAAGCCATTGTTTGTTACAGCCACGACGGGACCAGAACCTCGATAACTTACGGTAAATTCTACAACAATGCCGTCAAGTTGGCAAAGGGACTTATTCGTATAGGTGTAAAGGAAGGGGATTTTGTCGGAATCGGAGGAAACAACACGCCTGAATGGATGGTCGGTACCTATGGGGTTCTATTTGCCAAGGCTCGCCCGGTATACTTTCCGTTCCACGACAAAACCGGAGATGGTATCAAAAGAACTCTGACCAAAGTCGGCGGATGCAAGGCAATCCTATTTGATCCGGGACTCGGAGATTCTCATTGGGAAGTAATGCAACGAATAGCTCAAGTTGATCAAAACACTGGAGGTGTATTGCAGTCTGATATCCCTGCTTTGAAATGGCTGATAGCACTTTCTCCGATAGGATCACATGAAGGATTTCCAACAATAGCCAGTATTTTTTGCGATGACAACACTGAACTGCCTGAAATTGACCCTGAAGATATAGCAGCTGTGCTTCAAACCTCTGGAAGTACGGGATTTCCGAAAGTGGTCGAAAAAACCCATTACGAATTTGTCAAATATGGTGATGATTATGCCTTTCTTTTAGATGTGGATATAAAGAAAGACAGTGGCACCATCTATTACAATGATCGACCCTTCTTCTGGCTGGGCGGGTACCCAGGATTTGTAATGGTGGTTGGCGGAACAAGAGTTACTCAGAAAACCATGCTTGCGTTGTCATCATATTCAGAGATTGTACAATTCACCAAGACCATCATTCATAAGGAAAAACCTGACTGTGGATTTTTTGTAGTTCCTTTCTACCTAGAAATGACGGGATCAGAAGACTTTCTTTGGAAATTTCAATCAGTTATTGTATCAGGCCAACCCATTCCGCCAATTTGTTTTGAGGGCAAAGGTAAGGTATATGATGCCTTTTCAGCCCTTTATGGTAGCACAGAAGCTGGTATGATTGCAGGAAAGATTTATCGTTCATCTGAACCACGGGGGGATGAAATTATGGGCATGTTACCTCTAGCAGGTATGGAATTAAAGGTGGTCGAAAAGGATGGCTTCGTGGTTCCTCGGGGTTCGAAAGGTGAGCTTTACATACGCTCGTCCCCTCAATTTAAGGGATATCTAAATGACCCTGAGAAAACAGCGATAGTCCTAGACTCTTCTGGTTGGTATAAAGCAGACGACTTCTGTAAAATCAATTCAGCGGGACATCTGGAGGTATTGGGTAGAGTGTCTGATGTGATGCAAATTTCAGGAAACAAAATTACTCCTTCTTTCATTGAGGCATACGTAAAAAGGCACCCGGATGTTATGGAGGTGGTGGTCTTCGCAATCAAAGACCAAAGTCACGCGGATGATGTTCCATGTGCTGCAGTTGTCAGAGTGGACGGATCGACCTTAACCGAAGAATCCCTGCGTGAGTTTATCAAACGAGAGCTGAACATCACAGAAGATGCAAAGTTTACGGAAAATGTCTACGTACCCAGGCATATTGTGTTTCTTAATGATCTACCAAGAACATCTACGGGCAAGTCTGATCGGAAAGCTGTCAAAAATATGTGTCTTCCTAAAACGTAG